Within Cellulophaga sp. L1A9, the genomic segment GAAGGATTCGATCGTTCTCCAATGTTTAATGGTAGAATTAAAAGTTTAGGGCCTAGATATTGCCCTTCTATTGAAGATAAAATTAACCGATTTGCTGATAAGAATAGCCATCAATTGTTTGTTGAGCCGGAAGGTTGGAGAACGGTAGAAGTGTATGTAAATGGATTTTCTACGTCCTTACCAGAAGATGTTCAGTTTAAAGCATTGCGTTCTGTAGTAGGTTTTGAGCAAGTTAAATTCTTTAGACCGGGGTATGCTATCGAGTATGATTATTTTCCACCAACACAATTAAAGCATACTTTAGAAACTAAATTAGTAGCTAATTTATACTTTGCTGGACAAATAAATGGAACCACAGGATATGAAGAAGCGGCTTCTCAAGGTCTAATGGCGGGTATAAACGCACATCAAAAAATTAATGAAAAACCAGATTTTATCTTGAAAAGGGATGAAGCTTATATTGGTGTTTTGATAGATGATTTAATTACAAAAGGTACTGAAGAGCCATATCGTATGTTTACCTCTAGAGCAGAGTATAGAACTTTATTAAGACAAGATAATGCAGATTTACGTCTTACTCCTATGGGGTATGAAATAGGTTTGGCTCGCGAAGATCGTTTGAAAAGGATGGAGGAGAAGCTGGAGAAATCAGAAAAATTCATTCAATTCTTTAGAGAGACTAGTGTGCTTCCGGATCAAATAAATCCAATTTTAGAAAGTGTAAATTCTGCTACAGTATCACAATCTGACAAAATGTTTAAGTCATTTTCTAGACCTAATGTAACTATGGATCACATGTTAACTTTAGATCTAGTATCGAAATTTGTAGCCGATAATGATTTGGATAGAGAAGTTTTGGAGCAGGCAGAGGTACAGGTAAAGTACTCTGGTTATATCGCAAAAGAGAAAAACAATGCGGATAAATTGCATCGTTTAGAGAATGTAAAGATTCCTTTAGGCTTTGATTATATGAAATTGAAATCCATTTCTACAGAAGCCAGACAGAAGTTAACAAAGATTCAACCTGTTACTATTTCGCAAGCTTCTAGAATTAGCGGAGTTTCACCAAGTGATATTAGTGTGTTATTGGTCTTCTTGGGAAGGTAATAATTTTGGTGATCACGTATCTATTTATAGCCTCTAAATTTTTAATTTAGAGGCTTTTCTTTTTAAGGCATGTGCTATATGTTTCTGTTCTATTTGCTTGAAGGAGTATAATGCAGTGTTTTATCTGTACTCAAAATAGGAGATTATGTAGTTTGATTGATGATTGAAATACAAGGCATAATTCTTATAATGGGCTTAGATATATTTATGTTTTTCTTCTGCTCATTTGTCTGAATTATAGGGTGTGAAATAATTTAGTGGTCAGTTAGTTTGAGATTTTGTTGGAGTAGGTTGGGGGTAAAGTGTACTGTCTTCAGTTGACATTGTAATTTCAGTCTTTCGTTCTTTTGGTTATATTTTATCGTGCTACTCGAAACTAAGTTTGCCTCATATTTGTTGATTATTTTTTTAGATGGCTGTCGCAGTATTCAAATTGTTCCACGTGGAACAATTTGAATACTTCTGTAATTCTGTGTCTAGTTCTTGCGCTTTGTCTCTTAATTTAATTAAATATGTTGTGCAAATAAATGTTGTGACCGTTCTGATATTTGTTGTAGGTGATTCATATTGGAATAATTATTGTGGCTGTTTTTAGGAATTTTTAATGGATACTAATATGAATAAGTTGTTTGCTATCTTAATTACTTTCTTGGTTTTTTCATCGTGTGTTCCAATCCGGATTGCTCCAAGAATTGATGATTATAAAGTTTCTAAAGGAAAAAAATTTAAGCGGTCTTTATCAAAACGACAGATGTTTATTTTTGAAGATCCGAAAGAGGGAGGTGAGTTTTATAATTATGTAAACACAAAATTTCAGTTAAATGATTCTATCGTTTATGACGACGTTCCTTTTCAATTGGAAGAGAAACAATTTTTCTTCTCTAGTTATGAAATTGAGATTCAAGATAAATCTTTTCAGTTGGTGCCAATTGCTTTAGATGTTCTTTTAAATAAATCTTTAGGCATGGAAGAAGTCAATCCTATTTTTTCAAATCCTGATGGGATAACTCGTACGGGCAATTATTATATTGCTATAGAAGTGTATAGTGATTTGGAAAAAGATTGTTTGATAGAAAATTCTTTTTCACGTACTTCAGTTTTGAAGTATCTTCGTCAACTTAAAGATGAATATTTAGCGACCCACAATTATAATGAAGTTTTATTTAAAAACTAAAGACTATTCTGTTAGTCAGGAAACCTTTGAATTATTTCTAGATCAGGAATTAGATATGCTAATTACAAAACCAGAACCCCAAGTTTTGGATTCGTATTATGACAGTGAGGTTTATATTTCTCATACCGACGCTAATGTTTCTTTGGTTGATAAAATCTATCAAAGGGTAAAAAAGATTAATCTCAAGAACAAACTTAAAGTTGTGGGTAACCATGCAAAAGGAAAACGCCTTTTAGATGTTGGAGCAGGTACTGGAGATTTTTTGATTGTTGCAAAAGAAAAAGGTTGGAGTGTAGTTGGAGTAGAGCCAAATAAAAAGGCGCGTCTTAAAGCTTCAGAAAAAGGCTTAGATCTAAAAATAGCATTGGAAGATTTCTCTAATGAAAAATTTGATGTTATTACACTTTGGCATGTTTTGGAACATGTACCCAATTTAACCGATCAAGTAACTAGATTATCTAAGTTGTTATCAGAAAATGGAATTTTAGTTATTGCTGTTCCGAATTATAAATCTTTCGACGCAAAATATTATAAAGAACATTGGGCAGCTTTTGATGTACCGAGACATCTTTGGCATTTTTCAAAATTGTCTATCGCTAAACTTTTTTCAAAAGAAGATTTAAAAGTCTCAAAAATCTATCCAATGATTTTCGACGCATTTTATGTCTCACTTTTATCTGAACAATACAAAACAGGAAAGCAAAACTTTTTTAGCGCGTTTTTTGTTGGGCTACGTTCAAATATGAAGGCTTGGAGAACCAAAGAGTATTCTTCTCTAATTTACGTGCTTAAAAAGGCTAAATAATCATTTTAAGACCTTTTGAGGAGGTTTTGATGTACTTGTCGAGTAAGTAGTTGTTTATTTTCTGAAAACAACCGAGAGACTATTTAAAATCACCTGTTTTTAATCAGAAGTCTTGATTGTTTTTAATTTTAAAATAGATATTACTTATAGCGGTTTTTTTGATACCTATTTCCGAATTTTATAAAAATATTGACGCGACAGTTTTGCCTATTGAAAATATTTTTTGACCGATTTTAATTTGTTGAAGCCTCAGGCATATTTTTTAAAATGATATAATGTCTATCAATTTTTTTGTTGCACAATTTCTAAAGTGGTTTTATATAAATCTGTTTTCATAATTTTCGATTTTAACCAAGCATAAAAACTTAGCACAAATAAATCTTCTTTTTCTTCCTGTAAGGTGATAAGTGTTCTTTTTACTTTCAACATAAATTCATTCTGATCTATTGTTTCTTTG encodes:
- the mnmG gene encoding tRNA uridine-5-carboxymethylaminomethyl(34) synthesis enzyme MnmG, translated to MFDKEYDVIVVGAGHAGCEAAAAAANMGSKVLLVTMNLQNIAQMSCNPAMGGIAKGQIVREIDALGGYSGIISDKSAIQFKMLNKSKGPAMWSPRTQNDRMVFAEEWRLALEDTPNVDFYQEMVSGLLVENNKAVGVTTSLGIKIKSKSVVLTNGTFLNGLIHIGDKNFGGGRAGERAATGITEQLLSLGFESGRMKTGTPPRVDGRSLDYSKMIVQPGDAIPEKFSYSPTKALAHQRDCHMTHTSELVHDLLREGFDRSPMFNGRIKSLGPRYCPSIEDKINRFADKNSHQLFVEPEGWRTVEVYVNGFSTSLPEDVQFKALRSVVGFEQVKFFRPGYAIEYDYFPPTQLKHTLETKLVANLYFAGQINGTTGYEEAASQGLMAGINAHQKINEKPDFILKRDEAYIGVLIDDLITKGTEEPYRMFTSRAEYRTLLRQDNADLRLTPMGYEIGLAREDRLKRMEEKLEKSEKFIQFFRETSVLPDQINPILESVNSATVSQSDKMFKSFSRPNVTMDHMLTLDLVSKFVADNDLDREVLEQAEVQVKYSGYIAKEKNNADKLHRLENVKIPLGFDYMKLKSISTEARQKLTKIQPVTISQASRISGVSPSDISVLLVFLGR
- a CDS encoding class I SAM-dependent methyltransferase, which gives rise to MKFYLKTKDYSVSQETFELFLDQELDMLITKPEPQVLDSYYDSEVYISHTDANVSLVDKIYQRVKKINLKNKLKVVGNHAKGKRLLDVGAGTGDFLIVAKEKGWSVVGVEPNKKARLKASEKGLDLKIALEDFSNEKFDVITLWHVLEHVPNLTDQVTRLSKLLSENGILVIAVPNYKSFDAKYYKEHWAAFDVPRHLWHFSKLSIAKLFSKEDLKVSKIYPMIFDAFYVSLLSEQYKTGKQNFFSAFFVGLRSNMKAWRTKEYSSLIYVLKKAK